The sequence AACCCACCTCACCGTCGAGGGGGATCCGCCGGTCGCCGATCCAGTCGTAGTTGCGAAAATACCCGCGCCAGCTGCGCAGCCGCTCGACCCCGTCCGGTCCGGCATCGGGGCGTTCGGCCTGCATCTCGACAATGTCGCCCGCGTCATCGAAAAGCAGCGTCACCACGGCGCGGCCCGAGGGCAGGTCAAGCGCGGCTTCGACCGCGTCGGGGGCCGTTTGCGTCCATTGGATGGCGGGATTGCGCAGAATGGCGTCGGGCGACCAGACGATTTCGGCCAGGTAGCGCATCGCCTCGGCCCGGTCGATCACCGGCCCTTGGGCATGGGCCACCGGAATCGCGCCGAGCAGAAAGACACGCAATTGCCCCGCCCCCGCGACGAAGGCGTCGATTACGACGACCCGCGGCAGCACAACGCCCGGCGACCGCCCTTCCCAGACGAAGCCGGGCTGGCCGATCGCCATGTGGTGGCGGCCCTCCATCGGCCCCCAGGCGGCGTCCTGCGCCTGGCGAAACGTCACATCCTGCAGAAGGGTCGCGGTTCTGTGGGGGCCATCCGGGTCGCCGCCGTTGCGCTCGGCAAAGCGGCGCAGGGCGGCGGGCAGGTCGTGGGCCGTCGCAGGCGGCGCGGCCGACAACTCGGACACAAGCGCGCCGCTGTAGGCCCGGAACCGCGCCCGCGCCGACCAGTTGGGCCGCGATCGCCAGAAGGACGAGGCCGGCCACGAGGACAAGCAGGATTTTCATGTCGAACCCTTGTCGGTCGAGGTCTGGCCGAGCGTTGCCACGGTGTCGCGAAAACCGCCTTGACCCAGAACAAACGCTACCGATTGCCCGAATTGCGGGCAGGCGCGGCGGGATCGGTGCGGGCGCGTCGCGCAAGGCTTGCCAACCCCGCCCATCCCCGGTTTTCTGTCATCCGGTCAAAATCGGACCGGGGCCGCCCTCTACGCCGCATCGAGGGCCGGACGACCACCCCGACACGGTAGCGCGGCGGATGACATCCATGGCGATCCGGTTTCTGCTGAATGGCGAGGCACAGGTGGTGGAGGCCGACCCGACGGTCACGCTGCTGGACTGGCTGCGCGAGGCGCGTCGCCTGACCGGCACCAAGGAAGGCTGCAACGAGGGCGATTGCGGTGCCTGCACGGTGATGGTGACGGATCAGGGTGGCGCACGGGCGCTGAACGCCTGCATCCTGTTTCTGCCGCAACTCGACGGCAAGGCCGTGCGCACGGTCGAGGGGATCGCGGGGGCCGACGGCACGCTGCACCCGGTGCAACAGGCGATGATCGACCATCACGGGTCGCAATGCGGGTTCTGCACGCCGGGCTTCGTCGTCTCGATGGCGACCGCGCATCTGAACGGGCGGACGGATCACGACGACCAACTCGCCGGGAATCTCTGCCGTTGCACGGGCTATGCGCCGATCATCCGCGCCGCCGAGGCCGCCGCGGACGCCCCCGTGCCCGCCTGGATGCACGAGGATCTGGCCGCGCTGTCGGATGCGCCCGCAGCGGAAACGCCCTTCATTCCCCGGACCTCGGACAATCTGGCCGAGTGGTACGCGGCCAACCCCGAGGCGACGCTGATCGCCGGGGCAACCGATGTGGGGCTGTGGGTGACCAAGGGGTTGCGCGACCTGTCCCCCGTGGCGTTTCTGAACCAATGCGAGGATTTGAAAGGGATTGTTGCCAATCAGGAAACAATCTGCGTCGGCGCGATGACCACCCTGGCCGAGTTCGGAGCGTTCATTGCCGACCGACACCCGAGCCTGGCCGAGATGATCCGCCGCTACGGCTCGGTCCAGGTGCGCAATGCCGCGACCATAGGGGGCAATATCGCCAATGGGTCGCCCATCGGGGACAGCCCGCCAGCGCTGATCGCGCTGGGGGCCACGCTGCATCTGCGCGAAAGGGGGGGACCGGGCGCAGCCTGCCGCTGGAGGAGTTCTTTGTCGATTACGGCAAGCAGGACCGGGCGCCGGGGGAGTTCGTCGAGGCCGTCAGTATTCCGGTCCAGCCCGACGCGGTACGGGTCTACAAACTGTCGAAACGGTTCGATCAGGACATTTCTGCCGTCTGCGGTGCGTTCAACATCGTGGTCGACGGGGGCACCGTCACCGCCGTGCGCATCGCCTTTGGCGGCATGGGGGGGACGCCGAAACGCGCCGCCCGTGTGGAGGCGGCCCTGACCGGCCAGCCGTGGACCGAGGCGACGATCACCGCCGCCCTGCCCGCATTCGCGCTGGATTACACCCCGATGAGCGACATGCGCGCCTCGGCCGCCTACCGGCTGGAGACAGCGCAGAACATGCTGTGGCGGGCCTATCACGACAGCGCGGGCGTGCCCGCCTCGGTGCTGGGGGTGCGGCCATGAGCGTGCACAAGCCCCTGCCCCATGACGCCGCCCGCCTGCATGTGACGGGCGCGGCGCGCTATGTCGATGACATCCCGACACCGGTCGATTGCCTGCACCTGGCCTTTGGCCTGTCTACGGTGGCGAAGGGGCGGATCACGGCGCTGGATCTGGACGCTGTGCGCGCCGCCGAAGGGGTTGTCGCGGTCCTATCTGCCGAGGATCTGAGCCCCAACCCCGATTGCAGCCCGTCAAACCATGACGAGCCGCTCTTGTCCGACGGCACGATCCATTATGCGGGCCAGCCGATCTTCCTTGTCGCGGCGACCTCGCATCTGTTGGCGCGCAAGGCCGCCGCGAAGGCCCGGATCGAGATCGCGGGAGACACGCCGATCCTGACCATCGACGAGGCGATAGCCGCCGACAGCCGCTTCGAGGACGGGCCGCGCATCTATGCCAAGGGCGATGTCGAGGCCGCTCTGGCCCGTGCGGCGCATGTCGTCGAGGGGCGCATCGAGATCGGAGGGCAGGAACATTTCTACCTCGAAGGGCAATCCGCCCTCGCCCTGCCCCAGGAAGGCGGCGATATGGTCGTGCAGTCCTCGTCCCAGCACCCGACCGAGATCCAGCACAAGGTGGCCGATGCGCTGGGGGTCCCGATGCATGCCGTCCGGGTCGAGGTGCGCCGCATGGGCGGCGGGTTCGGCGGCAAGGAAAGCCAGGGCAATCACCTGGCCATCGCCTGCGCGCTGGTGGCCGCGCGCACCGGGTGCCCCGCCAAGATGCGCTATGACCGCGACGACGATTTCGTCGTGACAGGCAAACGCCACGATGCGCGGATCGCCTATCGCGCGGGGGTGGATGCCGAAGGGAAGATCACGGGCATCGATTTCACCCATTACATCCGCTGCGGCTGGGCGATGGACCTGTCGCTGCCGGTGGCCGACCGGGCGATGCTGCATGCCGACAATGCTTACCTGTTGCCGGCGGCGCGGATCACCTCGCACCGGCTGAAGACCAACACGCAAAGCGCCACGGCGTTTCGCGGCTTTGGCGGGCCGCAGGGGATGGTGGGGATCGAGCGGGTCATGGACCATATCGCCCACAGCCTTGGGATGGACCCGTTGGCATTGCGCCGCCTGAATTACTATGCACCGGCCAAGGGGACTGCGAAGGACGGCGAGGCCGCCGTTGCGACACCGGGCGGGCGGCTGGACACGGCCGATCTGGCTGGGCGCGGCTCGGTCAAGGTCGAGACCGGCGCAGGCCATGCCAAGCGCTTTGGCGGGGCGCATTCGCCGGTGCCAAGTGTGGAACTCGGCAACACGACGCCCTATGGCATGAAGGTCGAGGATTTCATCCTGCACCCGATGACCGAGGCGCTGGCCGATGCGTGCGATTACGAAGGACGCCGCGCGCAGGTGGCAGAGTGGAACGCCGAAAACCCGGTGCTGAAACGCGGCATCGCGATGACGCCGGTGAAATTCGGCATCTCCTTCACCCTGACCCACCTGAACCAGGCGGGCGCGCTTGTGCATGTCTACCAGGACGGCTCGATCCACATGAACCACGGCGGGACCGAGATGGGACAGGGCCTGTTCCAGAAGGTGGCACAGGTGGCCGCCGACCGGTTCGGCGTGGGGATGGACCGCGTGAGGATCACGGCCACCGATACGGGCAAGGTGCCCAACACCTCGGCCACGGCGGCCAGTTCCGGCAGCGATTTGAACGGCATGGCCGTCAAGGCCGCCTGTGACGAGATCCGGGGCCGGATCGCCGGTGTGGTGGCCGAGGAATTGCAGGCCGACCCGGCCAGCGTGGTGTTCGAGGACGGTCAGGTGGTTGCGGGCGGGGCCTCGATGCCCTTCGACGAGGCGGTGAAGCGCACCTACATGGCGCGCGTCAGCCTGTCGGCGACGGGGTATTACAAGACGCCCAAGATCGCGTGGGACCGGATCAAGGGACAGGGGCGGCCGTTCTTCTATTTCGCCTATGGCGTCGCCTGTTCCGAGGTGGTGATCGACACGCTGACCGGCGAGAACCGGGTGCTGCGCACCGATATCCTGCATGATGCGGGCGCCTCGCTGAACCCGGCGCTGGACATTGGGCAGATCGAGGGCGGGTTCGTCCAGGGCGCGGGCTGGCTGACAATGGAGGAACTGGTCTGGGACGATGCGGGCCGGCTGCGCACCCATGCGCCCTCGACCTACAAGATCCCGGCCTGTTCGGATCGCCCCGAGCTGTTCAACGTCGCGCTTTGGGACGATCCGAACCGCGAGGACACGATCTATCGCTCGAAGGCCGTGGGCGAGCCACCCTTCATGCTGGGGATCAGTGTGTTTTCAGCGCTTGGGAACGCCTGCGCGGCCTGCGGCCCGCAGTTTCCCGACCTGCAAGCCCCCGCCACGCCCGAGGCCGTGCTGGCCGCCGTCAAGCGGGCCAAGGGCGCGGCGTGAGCGGCATTCGCGTCACGGTGACGGGCACGCGCGGGTCCGCCCCGCGCGAGGTCGGGGCGGCGATGCTGGTCTTTGCGGACAGGACCCTTGGGACGATCGGTGGCGGCGCGCTGGAATGGCAGGCGATGGACATCGCCCGGCGCATGATCGCCGACGGTGAGGCGCGGGCGGAACGCACCATCGCGCTTGGCCCCGCGCTTGGCCAGTGCTGCGGCGGGGTGGTCACGCTGCGCTTCGAGACGGCCGAGGGGATCGACCCGCCCCCCGGCGTGCCCCTCTGGGTCTGGGGCGCGGGACATGTGGGGCGCGCCATCGTGGCGACCCTCGCCCCGCTGCCCCATGTCGCGATCACCTGGATCGACACGGCAACCGACCGCTTCCCTGCGGAAATCCCCCACGACGTCACGCGCCTGATCGCCGCCGAGCCACCGCGTGCGATGGCCCATGCACCGGTGCAGGCGCATCATCTGATCCTGACCTACAGCCACGAGATCGACCTCGCGCTATGCCATGCGGCGCTGACCCACGGGTTCGCGCGGTGCGGGCTGATCGGCTCAGGAACAAAATGGGCGCGATTTCGCACGCGCCTTGGCGCCTTGGGGCATGCAGATGCTGAAATTTCGCGCATTGACTGCCCGATTGGCGACCCGAGCCTGGGGAAACACCCCCAGGCCATTGCCGTTGGGGTCGCTGCAAGGCTACTGAAAGGGCAAATGCACAAGGATTCGGCAGAACGGCCGGACGGGGGACATCAGGGGACATGAAGGGACGCCACCTTTGAGCGCACTCCTTGAGATCAAGGGGCTGACCAAGGCCTATCCCGGCGTCGTCGCGAATGACGACGTGTCCTTCGCGATTCAACCGGGCGAGGTGCATGCCCTGCTGGGCGAGAACGGCGCGGGCAAATCCACGCTTGTCAAGATGATCTACGGGCTGGTACGGCCCGATGCCGGGACGATGACGCTTAACGGCGCGCCCTATGCCCCGAGCGAGCCGCGCGCCGCCCGCGCCGCAGGCGTGGCGATGGTGTTCCAGCATTTCAGCCTGTTCGAGGCGCTGAGCGTCGCCGAGAACATCGCGCTTGGCATGGAAAACCCACCCAAACCGCGCGACCTTGCGCAGCGCATCCACGATGTCAGCCGCGCCTATGGCCTGCCGCTCGACCCCGCGCGTCTGGTGGGCGACCTCAGCGCAGGGGAACGTCAGCGGGTCGAGATCATCCGCTGCCTTTTGCAGGACCCCAAGCTGCTGATCATGGACGAGCCGACCAGCGTTCTGACCCCGCAAGAGGTCGAGATCCTGTTTCACACCCTGCGCAAGCTGTCGTCCGAGGGCACGGCGATCCTCTATATCAGCCACAAGCTCGAGGAGATCCGCACCCTGTGCGACGCGGCAACGATCCTGCGGCTGGGCAAGGTGGTGGGCGAGTGCACCCCGCGCGAGGTGTCGGCGGCGCAGATGGCCGAGATGATGGTGGGCAAATCGCTCAGCCAACCGGCGCGGGAAACGGCCGAACCGGGCAAAGTGTTGTTGACCGTCGCGGGCCTGTCGCTGGAGCCGACCAGCCCCTTCGGCACGCCGCTGCGCCATGTGGGCCTCGAGGTGCGGGCGGGCGAGGTGCTGGGCATCGGCGGTGTCGCGGGAAACGGGCAGGATGAATTGCTGGCCGCGCTGTCGGGCGAGCGGCGCAGCGCACCGGGCGCGATCGAGTTCAAGGGCGCGCCCATCGGCGACACGGACCCCGAGGCGCGGCGCAAGCTGGGGCTGCTCTGCGCGCCCGAGGAACGCCTGGGCCATGCCGCCGCCCCCGACATGAGCCTGACCGAGAATGCCGTGCTGACGGCGCGCACCCGCAAGGCGCTGGATCGCAACGGCTTTGTCGGCTGGGCCAAGGCGCGAGGCTTTGCCGAGGATATCATCGCGCAGTTCGACGTGCGCACCCCCGGCCCGGACGTGGCCGCGCGCGCACTGTCGGGGGGGAACCTGCAGAAATACGTGATCGGGCGTGAGATCCTGCAAGACCCTGACGTTCTGGTGGTGAACCAGCCCACATGGGGCGTGGATGCCAGCGCGGCCGCCGCGATCCGGCAGGCGCTGCTGGATCTGGCGCAGGGTGGTGCTGCGGTGATCGTCATCAGCCAGGATCTGGACGAGTTGCTGGAAATCTCGGACCGGTTCTGCGCGCTGAACGAGGGGCGGCTGTCGGCCCCGCGCCCGGCACGCGACCTGTCGATGGAGGAGATCGGCCTGATGCTGGGCGGGGCCCATGACATGCACGAGGTGGAGGCCGCGCCATGATCCGCCTTGAAAAACGCCCCACGCCCTCGCGCTTCTGGACGCTATCGACCCCTGTCATCGCCGTCCTGCTGACCATGATCGCGGGCGGGCTGATGTTCGCGGCCCTCGGGCAGGACCCGGTCGAGGCGATCCGCGTCATCTTTTGGGACCCGCTGTTTCACCCGCAATTCGCCAGCTATTCGCGGCCGCAACTGCTGGTGAAAGCCGGGCCGCTGATCCTGATCGCCATCGGCCTGTCGCTGGGGTTTCGCGCGGGCATCTGGAATATCGGGGCCGAAGGGCAGTACATCATCGGTGCGATCTGCGGCGCGGCCTTTGGCCTGGCGCTCTACCCGTCCGAGAATGTCCTGATCTTCCCTGGCATGGTCATCATCGGTGCGCTTGGCGGCTGGGCCTGGGCGATGATCCCCGGCGTTCTGAAAACGCGGTTTCGCACCAACGAGATCCTCGTTTCGCTGCTGCTGGTTTACGTGGCCGAAGCGATCCTCGCCTCGGCCGCGACAAGCTGGTTGCGCAACCCCGAGGCGCGCGGCTTTCCGGGCAGCCGCAACCTGGCCCGTCATCCCGGCACCGACAATCCCGAACTGATCGCAGGCACGGGCATGCATTGGGGCGTCGTCGCCGCCTTCATCGCCGTGATCGGGGCCTACGTGCTGCTGAACCGTCACGTGCTGGGTTACCAGATCAAGCTGGCGGGCCAGGCCCCCGCGCCGCGCGCTTTGCCGGGGTCGAGCCTGCGCGCCTGGTGCTGCTGTGCCTTGGGGTGTCGGGCGCAATGGCCGGCATCGCAGGCCTGTTCGAAGTGTCGGGGCCCGCGGGCCAGATCAGCATCGATTTCAACTCGGGCTACGGGTTCACCGCGATCATCGTGGCCTTCCTGGGGCGGCTGCATCCGGTGGGCATCCTGATGGCGGGGCTGTTGATGGCGCTGACCTATATCGGCGGTGAACTGGCGCAGCTGATGCTGGGCGTGCCCGCCCCGGCGATCCAGGCTTTCCAGGGGATGCTGCTGTTCTTCCTGCTGGCACTCGACGTTCTGTCGAATTTCCGCATCCGCTTCGGCACGGGGAGGGCCGCCGCATGAGCATCGACCTTGTCGCCCTGATCGTGGCGCTGATCACCGTCTCCACGCCTGTGCTGCTGGCCGCGATCGGGGAATTGGTGGT comes from Roseibacterium elongatum DSM 19469 and encodes:
- a CDS encoding DUF6544 family protein — its product is MSSWPASSFWRSRPNWSARARFRAYSGALVSELSAAPPATAHDLPAALRRFAERNGGDPDGPHRTATLLQDVTFRQAQDAAWGPMEGRHHMAIGQPGFVWEGRSPGVVLPRVVVIDAFVAGAGQLRVFLLGAIPVAHAQGPVIDRAEAMRYLAEIVWSPDAILRNPAIQWTQTAPDAVEAALDLPSGRAVVTLLFDDAGDIVEMQAERPDAGPDGVERLRSWRGYFRNYDWIGDRRIPLDGEVGYVDDGVYWAYWRGRITDYRLHD
- the xdhB gene encoding xanthine dehydrogenase molybdopterin binding subunit, encoding MSVHKPLPHDAARLHVTGAARYVDDIPTPVDCLHLAFGLSTVAKGRITALDLDAVRAAEGVVAVLSAEDLSPNPDCSPSNHDEPLLSDGTIHYAGQPIFLVAATSHLLARKAAAKARIEIAGDTPILTIDEAIAADSRFEDGPRIYAKGDVEAALARAAHVVEGRIEIGGQEHFYLEGQSALALPQEGGDMVVQSSSQHPTEIQHKVADALGVPMHAVRVEVRRMGGGFGGKESQGNHLAIACALVAARTGCPAKMRYDRDDDFVVTGKRHDARIAYRAGVDAEGKITGIDFTHYIRCGWAMDLSLPVADRAMLHADNAYLLPAARITSHRLKTNTQSATAFRGFGGPQGMVGIERVMDHIAHSLGMDPLALRRLNYYAPAKGTAKDGEAAVATPGGRLDTADLAGRGSVKVETGAGHAKRFGGAHSPVPSVELGNTTPYGMKVEDFILHPMTEALADACDYEGRRAQVAEWNAENPVLKRGIAMTPVKFGISFTLTHLNQAGALVHVYQDGSIHMNHGGTEMGQGLFQKVAQVAADRFGVGMDRVRITATDTGKVPNTSATAASSGSDLNGMAVKAACDEIRGRIAGVVAEELQADPASVVFEDGQVVAGGASMPFDEAVKRTYMARVSLSATGYYKTPKIAWDRIKGQGRPFFYFAYGVACSEVVIDTLTGENRVLRTDILHDAGASLNPALDIGQIEGGFVQGAGWLTMEELVWDDAGRLRTHAPSTYKIPACSDRPELFNVALWDDPNREDTIYRSKAVGEPPFMLGISVFSALGNACAACGPQFPDLQAPATPEAVLAAVKRAKGAA
- the xdhC gene encoding xanthine dehydrogenase accessory protein XdhC, which produces MSGIRVTVTGTRGSAPREVGAAMLVFADRTLGTIGGGALEWQAMDIARRMIADGEARAERTIALGPALGQCCGGVVTLRFETAEGIDPPPGVPLWVWGAGHVGRAIVATLAPLPHVAITWIDTATDRFPAEIPHDVTRLIAAEPPRAMAHAPVQAHHLILTYSHEIDLALCHAALTHGFARCGLIGSGTKWARFRTRLGALGHADAEISRIDCPIGDPSLGKHPQAIAVGVAARLLKGQMHKDSAERPDGGHQGT
- a CDS encoding ABC transporter ATP-binding protein is translated as MSALLEIKGLTKAYPGVVANDDVSFAIQPGEVHALLGENGAGKSTLVKMIYGLVRPDAGTMTLNGAPYAPSEPRAARAAGVAMVFQHFSLFEALSVAENIALGMENPPKPRDLAQRIHDVSRAYGLPLDPARLVGDLSAGERQRVEIIRCLLQDPKLLIMDEPTSVLTPQEVEILFHTLRKLSSEGTAILYISHKLEEIRTLCDAATILRLGKVVGECTPREVSAAQMAEMMVGKSLSQPARETAEPGKVLLTVAGLSLEPTSPFGTPLRHVGLEVRAGEVLGIGGVAGNGQDELLAALSGERRSAPGAIEFKGAPIGDTDPEARRKLGLLCAPEERLGHAAAPDMSLTENAVLTARTRKALDRNGFVGWAKARGFAEDIIAQFDVRTPGPDVAARALSGGNLQKYVIGREILQDPDVLVVNQPTWGVDASAAAAIRQALLDLAQGGAAVIVISQDLDELLEISDRFCALNEGRLSAPRPARDLSMEEIGLMLGGAHDMHEVEAAP